A region from the Drosophila bipectinata strain 14024-0381.07 chromosome 3R, DbipHiC1v2, whole genome shotgun sequence genome encodes:
- the msi gene encoding uncharacterized protein msi isoform X3, whose protein sequence is MLFENPAVPAKLPFPYNVPPPLQAAAAAAAAVPNLRSVSEMNATSLYVGNPMENAAAAAAAAAAGLIDPRHNRDLHQALVASMANNGVATIGSGLTTAAVLKSAAQQSQAVTQQQPQNPGSAVVAGQEQPGAVQELKQDLALIKEETAAGVVGQQSGSNNSGSSGRSTPSLTGGSGSDPAPGKLFVGGLSWQTSSDKLKEYFGMFGTVTDVLIMKDPVTQRSRGFGFITFQEPCTVQKVLKVPIHTLDGKKIDPKHATPKNRPRQANKTKKIFVGGVSQDTSAEEVKAYFSQFGPVEETVMLMDQQTKRHRGFGFVTFENEDVVDRVCEIHFHTIKNKKVECKKAQPKEAVTPAAQLLQKRIMLGTLGVQLPTAPGQLIGARGTGVATMNPLAMLQTPTQLLQSPAAAAAAQQAALISQNPFQVQNAAAAATMAANQTGFGKLLTTYPQTALHSVRYAPYSIPATAATANAALMQAHQAQSVAAAAHQQQQHHHQQTHAVAAGQPHQQPQSHHSAVASNPASQAHSAAAAAALAANAANGAGAAGAHSLAAAAQQAALVAGNPLNAAAAAAAAAANPAAYSNYALANVDMSSFQGVDWSTMYGMGMYV, encoded by the exons CAACCCGATGGAGAATGCAGCAGCCGCggccgccgccgctgcagcGGGCCTCATTGACCCGCGCCACAATCGGGACTTGCACCAGGCTCTGGTGGCCTCCATGGCCAACAACGGCGTGGCCACCATCGGCAGTGGCCTGACCACAGCTGCGGTCCTCAAAAGCGCCGCCCAGCAGTCACAGGCGGTCActcagcagcagccacagaaTCCCGGCTCGGCCGTCGTGGCTGGCCAGGAGCAGCCCGGCGCTGTGCAGGAGCTCAAGCAGGATCTGGCCCTGATCAAGGAGGAGACCGCTGCCGGCGTTGTTGGCCAACAGAGTGGCAGTAACAACAGCGGTTCCTCGGGCCGCTCCACACCCAGCCTGACCGGGGGCAGTGGCTCCGATCCGGCCCCAGGAAAACTCTTCGTCGGGGGCCTCAGCTGGCAGACATCCTCCGACAAGCTGAAGGAATACTTTGGCATGTTCGGCACTGTCACCGATGTGCTCATCATGAAGGATCCCGTCACCCAG CGCAGTCGCGGCTTTGGGTTTATCACATTCCAGGAACCCTGCACCGTGCAGAAGGTTCTCAAGGTGCCCATCCACACCCTCGACGGCAAGAAGATAGATCCAAAGCATGCCACCCCAAAGAACCGACCTCGCCAGGCCAACAAGACCAAGAAGATCTTTGTCGGCGGCGTTTCCCAGGACACCTCCGCCGAGGAGGTTAAGGCCTACTTCAGCCAGTTCGGCCCCGTCGAGGAGACCGTGATGCTGATGGACCAGCAGACGAAGCGCCATCGCGGCTTCGGCTTCGTCACTTTCGAGAACGAGGACGTGGTGGACCGCGTCTGCGAGATCCACTTCCACACTATCAAAAACAAGAAGGTCGAGTGCAAGAAGGCCCAGCCCAAGGAGGCTGTCACTCCGGCCGCGCAGCTCCTGCAGAAGCGTATCATGCTGGGCACTCTGGGCGTGCAGCTGCCTACCGCTCCCGGCCAACTGATAGGCGCTCGGGGCACTGGCGTCGCCACCATGAATCCATTGGCCATGTTGCAGACTCCCACACAGCTGTTGCAGTCGCCggcagccgccgccgccgcccagCAGGCCGCTCTCATATCACAGAATCCGTTTCAAGTACAAAACGCAGCCGCTGCCGCCACGATGGCAGCCAATCAGACGGGCTTTGGAAAGCTGCTGACAACATATCCGCAGACAGCCCTGCATAGTGTCAG GTATGCTCCTTATTCGATccccgccaccgccgccactGCCAATGCTGCCCTGATGCAGGCTCATCAGGCGCAGAGCGTGGCCGCCGCTGcccaccaacagcagcagcaccatcaCCAGCAGACTCACGCCGTGGCGGCCGGCCAGCCCCACCAGCAGCCGCAGAGCCACCACTCAGCCGTTGCCTCGAATCCCGCTTCGCAGGCCCATTCAGCAGCCGCGGCCGCTGCCCTGGCGGCCAATGCAGCCAATGGAGCCGGAGCTGCCGGTGCTCACAGCCTGGCCGCTGCTGCTCAACAGGCGGCCCTCGTGGCCGGAAATCCGTTGaacgctgctgctgccgccgccgccgctgctgccaaTCCCGCGGCCTACTCCAACTATGCCCTGGCCAACGTGGACATGTCCAGCTTCCAGGGCGTCGACTGGAGCACCATGTACGGCATGGGCATGTACGTCTAA
- the msi gene encoding uncharacterized protein msi isoform X4: MLFENPAVPAKLPFPYNVPPPLQAAAAAAAAVPNLSNPMENAAAAAAAAAAGLIDPRHNRDLHQALVASMANNGVATIGSGLTTAAVLKSAAQQSQAVTQQQPQNPGSAVVAGQEQPGAVQELKQDLALIKEETAAGVVGQQSGSNNSGSSGRSTPSLTGGSGSDPAPGKLFVGGLSWQTSSDKLKEYFGMFGTVTDVLIMKDPVTQRSRGFGFITFQEPCTVQKVLKVPIHTLDGKKIDPKHATPKNRPRQANKTKKIFVGGVSQDTSAEEVKAYFSQFGPVEETVMLMDQQTKRHRGFGFVTFENEDVVDRVCEIHFHTIKNKKVECKKAQPKEAVTPAAQLLQKRIMLGTLGVQLPTAPGQLIGARGTGVATMNPLAMLQTPTQLLQSPAAAAAAQQAALISQNPFQVQNAAAAATMAANQTGFGKLLTTYPQTALHSVRYAPYSIPATAATANAALMQAHQAQSVAAAAHQQQQHHHQQTHAVAAGQPHQQPQSHHSAVASNPASQAHSAAAAAALAANAANGAGAAGAHSLAAAAQQAALVAGNPLNAAAAAAAAAANPAAYSNYALANVDMSSFQGVDWSTMYGMGMYV, encoded by the exons CAACCCGATGGAGAATGCAGCAGCCGCggccgccgccgctgcagcGGGCCTCATTGACCCGCGCCACAATCGGGACTTGCACCAGGCTCTGGTGGCCTCCATGGCCAACAACGGCGTGGCCACCATCGGCAGTGGCCTGACCACAGCTGCGGTCCTCAAAAGCGCCGCCCAGCAGTCACAGGCGGTCActcagcagcagccacagaaTCCCGGCTCGGCCGTCGTGGCTGGCCAGGAGCAGCCCGGCGCTGTGCAGGAGCTCAAGCAGGATCTGGCCCTGATCAAGGAGGAGACCGCTGCCGGCGTTGTTGGCCAACAGAGTGGCAGTAACAACAGCGGTTCCTCGGGCCGCTCCACACCCAGCCTGACCGGGGGCAGTGGCTCCGATCCGGCCCCAGGAAAACTCTTCGTCGGGGGCCTCAGCTGGCAGACATCCTCCGACAAGCTGAAGGAATACTTTGGCATGTTCGGCACTGTCACCGATGTGCTCATCATGAAGGATCCCGTCACCCAG CGCAGTCGCGGCTTTGGGTTTATCACATTCCAGGAACCCTGCACCGTGCAGAAGGTTCTCAAGGTGCCCATCCACACCCTCGACGGCAAGAAGATAGATCCAAAGCATGCCACCCCAAAGAACCGACCTCGCCAGGCCAACAAGACCAAGAAGATCTTTGTCGGCGGCGTTTCCCAGGACACCTCCGCCGAGGAGGTTAAGGCCTACTTCAGCCAGTTCGGCCCCGTCGAGGAGACCGTGATGCTGATGGACCAGCAGACGAAGCGCCATCGCGGCTTCGGCTTCGTCACTTTCGAGAACGAGGACGTGGTGGACCGCGTCTGCGAGATCCACTTCCACACTATCAAAAACAAGAAGGTCGAGTGCAAGAAGGCCCAGCCCAAGGAGGCTGTCACTCCGGCCGCGCAGCTCCTGCAGAAGCGTATCATGCTGGGCACTCTGGGCGTGCAGCTGCCTACCGCTCCCGGCCAACTGATAGGCGCTCGGGGCACTGGCGTCGCCACCATGAATCCATTGGCCATGTTGCAGACTCCCACACAGCTGTTGCAGTCGCCggcagccgccgccgccgcccagCAGGCCGCTCTCATATCACAGAATCCGTTTCAAGTACAAAACGCAGCCGCTGCCGCCACGATGGCAGCCAATCAGACGGGCTTTGGAAAGCTGCTGACAACATATCCGCAGACAGCCCTGCATAGTGTCAG GTATGCTCCTTATTCGATccccgccaccgccgccactGCCAATGCTGCCCTGATGCAGGCTCATCAGGCGCAGAGCGTGGCCGCCGCTGcccaccaacagcagcagcaccatcaCCAGCAGACTCACGCCGTGGCGGCCGGCCAGCCCCACCAGCAGCCGCAGAGCCACCACTCAGCCGTTGCCTCGAATCCCGCTTCGCAGGCCCATTCAGCAGCCGCGGCCGCTGCCCTGGCGGCCAATGCAGCCAATGGAGCCGGAGCTGCCGGTGCTCACAGCCTGGCCGCTGCTGCTCAACAGGCGGCCCTCGTGGCCGGAAATCCGTTGaacgctgctgctgccgccgccgccgctgctgccaaTCCCGCGGCCTACTCCAACTATGCCCTGGCCAACGTGGACATGTCCAGCTTCCAGGGCGTCGACTGGAGCACCATGTACGGCATGGGCATGTACGTCTAA
- the msi gene encoding uncharacterized protein msi isoform X2, with protein MLFENPAVPAKLPFPYNVPPPLQAAAAAAAAVPNLRFQTPIKAFACLTAATSNPMENAAAAAAAAAAGLIDPRHNRDLHQALVASMANNGVATIGSGLTTAAVLKSAAQQSQAVTQQQPQNPGSAVVAGQEQPGAVQELKQDLALIKEETAAGVVGQQSGSNNSGSSGRSTPSLTGGSGSDPAPGKLFVGGLSWQTSSDKLKEYFGMFGTVTDVLIMKDPVTQRSRGFGFITFQEPCTVQKVLKVPIHTLDGKKIDPKHATPKNRPRQANKTKKIFVGGVSQDTSAEEVKAYFSQFGPVEETVMLMDQQTKRHRGFGFVTFENEDVVDRVCEIHFHTIKNKKVECKKAQPKEAVTPAAQLLQKRIMLGTLGVQLPTAPGQLIGARGTGVATMNPLAMLQTPTQLLQSPAAAAAAQQAALISQNPFQVQNAAAAATMAANQTGFGKLLTTYPQTALHSVRYAPYSIPATAATANAALMQAHQAQSVAAAAHQQQQHHHQQTHAVAAGQPHQQPQSHHSAVASNPASQAHSAAAAAALAANAANGAGAAGAHSLAAAAQQAALVAGNPLNAAAAAAAAAANPAAYSNYALANVDMSSFQGVDWSTMYGMGMYV; from the exons CAACCCGATGGAGAATGCAGCAGCCGCggccgccgccgctgcagcGGGCCTCATTGACCCGCGCCACAATCGGGACTTGCACCAGGCTCTGGTGGCCTCCATGGCCAACAACGGCGTGGCCACCATCGGCAGTGGCCTGACCACAGCTGCGGTCCTCAAAAGCGCCGCCCAGCAGTCACAGGCGGTCActcagcagcagccacagaaTCCCGGCTCGGCCGTCGTGGCTGGCCAGGAGCAGCCCGGCGCTGTGCAGGAGCTCAAGCAGGATCTGGCCCTGATCAAGGAGGAGACCGCTGCCGGCGTTGTTGGCCAACAGAGTGGCAGTAACAACAGCGGTTCCTCGGGCCGCTCCACACCCAGCCTGACCGGGGGCAGTGGCTCCGATCCGGCCCCAGGAAAACTCTTCGTCGGGGGCCTCAGCTGGCAGACATCCTCCGACAAGCTGAAGGAATACTTTGGCATGTTCGGCACTGTCACCGATGTGCTCATCATGAAGGATCCCGTCACCCAG CGCAGTCGCGGCTTTGGGTTTATCACATTCCAGGAACCCTGCACCGTGCAGAAGGTTCTCAAGGTGCCCATCCACACCCTCGACGGCAAGAAGATAGATCCAAAGCATGCCACCCCAAAGAACCGACCTCGCCAGGCCAACAAGACCAAGAAGATCTTTGTCGGCGGCGTTTCCCAGGACACCTCCGCCGAGGAGGTTAAGGCCTACTTCAGCCAGTTCGGCCCCGTCGAGGAGACCGTGATGCTGATGGACCAGCAGACGAAGCGCCATCGCGGCTTCGGCTTCGTCACTTTCGAGAACGAGGACGTGGTGGACCGCGTCTGCGAGATCCACTTCCACACTATCAAAAACAAGAAGGTCGAGTGCAAGAAGGCCCAGCCCAAGGAGGCTGTCACTCCGGCCGCGCAGCTCCTGCAGAAGCGTATCATGCTGGGCACTCTGGGCGTGCAGCTGCCTACCGCTCCCGGCCAACTGATAGGCGCTCGGGGCACTGGCGTCGCCACCATGAATCCATTGGCCATGTTGCAGACTCCCACACAGCTGTTGCAGTCGCCggcagccgccgccgccgcccagCAGGCCGCTCTCATATCACAGAATCCGTTTCAAGTACAAAACGCAGCCGCTGCCGCCACGATGGCAGCCAATCAGACGGGCTTTGGAAAGCTGCTGACAACATATCCGCAGACAGCCCTGCATAGTGTCAG GTATGCTCCTTATTCGATccccgccaccgccgccactGCCAATGCTGCCCTGATGCAGGCTCATCAGGCGCAGAGCGTGGCCGCCGCTGcccaccaacagcagcagcaccatcaCCAGCAGACTCACGCCGTGGCGGCCGGCCAGCCCCACCAGCAGCCGCAGAGCCACCACTCAGCCGTTGCCTCGAATCCCGCTTCGCAGGCCCATTCAGCAGCCGCGGCCGCTGCCCTGGCGGCCAATGCAGCCAATGGAGCCGGAGCTGCCGGTGCTCACAGCCTGGCCGCTGCTGCTCAACAGGCGGCCCTCGTGGCCGGAAATCCGTTGaacgctgctgctgccgccgccgccgctgctgccaaTCCCGCGGCCTACTCCAACTATGCCCTGGCCAACGTGGACATGTCCAGCTTCCAGGGCGTCGACTGGAGCACCATGTACGGCATGGGCATGTACGTCTAA